A single region of the Nicotiana sylvestris chromosome 6, ASM39365v2, whole genome shotgun sequence genome encodes:
- the LOC104239517 gene encoding uncharacterized protein: MVILQQACEYNFFVEKNPFKEHRFQVKINWNKLPTNTIKLNINGAFFKATLEAGLGGVFRNKDGDWIFRYCRSAYASSVMHCELMALHEGLNIAKHLDLCNIEIEIDSTDSILMLNENNPNLSNLILECRLLVYQLKHPILRHNFREGNEIAHLLAKEALKNFKISRCVHHARPPCFVEHQLLKEKHGFSFKLKYVSTSVCEKLAKFGN; this comes from the coding sequence ATGGTCATCCTCCAACAAGCCTGTGAATATAATTTCTTTGTGGAAAAGAATCCCTTCAAGGAGCACAGGTTTCAAGTTAAGATCAATTGGAACAAACTTCCGACAAATACAATCAAACTCAATATTAACGGAGCCTTCTTCAAAGCTACCCTGGAAGCTGGACTGGGTGGAGTTTTCAGGAATAAAGATGGTGACTGGATTTTTAGGTACTGCAGATCAGCTTATGCATCCTCAGTCATGCATTGTGAGCTAATGGCTCTACATGAAGGACTAAATATTGCTAAACATCTTGATCTTTGTAATATCGAAATTGAGATTGACTCAACGGATTCTATATTGATGCTTAATGAAAATAACCCTAACCTGTCAAATCTAATTTTGGAATGCAGGTTGTTAGTGTACCAGTTGAAGCACCCAATCCTGAGGCATAACTTCAGGGAAGGAAATGAAATAGCCCACCTCTTAGCAAAGGAAGCACTGAAGAATTTCAAAATTTCTAGATGTGTTCATCATGCCCGTCCACCTTGTTTTGTTGAACACCAATTGCTAAAGGAAAAGCATGGTTTCAGTTTTAAGTTAAAGTATGTTAGTACTAGTGTTTGTGAAAAACTAGCCAAGTTTGGAAATTAA